One window of Mus caroli chromosome 11, CAROLI_EIJ_v1.1, whole genome shotgun sequence genomic DNA carries:
- the LOC110305903 gene encoding S-adenosylmethionine decarboxylase proenzyme 1: MEAAHFFEGTEKLLEVWFSRQQSDASQGSGDLRTIPRSEWHVLLKDVQCSIISVTKTDKQEAYVLTESSMFVSKRRFILKTCGTTLLSKALVPLLKLARDYSGFDSIQSFFYSRKNFMKPSHQGXPHQNFQEEIEFLNAIFXNGAAYCMGRMNSDCWYLYTLDFPESXVISQPXQTLEILMSELDPAVMDQFYMKDGVTAKDVTRESGIYDLIPGSVIDATLFNPCGYLMNGMKSDGTYWTIHITPEPEFSYVSFETNLSQTSYADLIRKVVEVFKPGKVVTTLFVNQSSKCRTVLSSPQKIDGFKRLDCQSAMFNDYNFVFTSFTKKQQQQQS, from the coding sequence ATGGAAGCTGCACATTTTTTCGAAGGGACAGAGAAACTGCTGGAGGTCTGGTTTTCCAGACAGCAGTCCGACGCAAGCCAGGGATCTGGGGATCTTCGTACCATCCCAAGATCTGAGTGGCATGTCCTTTTGAAGGATGTGCAGTGCTCAATCATAAGTGTGACAAAGACTGACAAGCAGGAAgcttatgtactcactgagagtAGCATGTTTGTCTCCAAGAGACGTTTCATTTTGAAGACATGTGGTACCACCCTCTTATCGAAAGCACTGGTTCCCCTGTTGAAGCTTGCTAGGGATTACAGTGGGTTTGACTCAATTCAAAGCTTCTTTTATTCTcgtaagaatttcatgaagccttCTCACCAAGGGTANCCACACCAGAATTTCCAGGAAGAAATCGAGTTTCTTAATGCAATTTTCNCAAATGGAGCAGCATATTGTATGGGACGCATGAATTCTGACTGCTGGTACTTGTATACTTTGGATTTCCCAGAGAGCNGAGTAATCAGTCAGCCAGNTCAAACCCTGGAAATTCTGATGAGTGAGCTTGACCCAGCAGTTATGGACCAGTTCTACATGAAAGATGGTGTTACTGCAAAGGATGTCACTCGTGAGAGTGGAATTTATGACCTGATACCAGGTTCTGTCATTGATGCCACACTGTTCAATCCTTGTGGCTACTTGATGAATGGAATGAAATCGGATGGAACATATTGGACTATTCACATCACTCCAGAACCAGAATTTTCTTATGTTAGCTTTGAAACAAACCTAAGCCAGACCTCCTATGCCGACCTGATCAGGAAAGTTGTNGAAGTCTTCAAGCCAGGAAAAGTTGTGACCACCTTGTTTGTTAATCAGAGTTCTAAATGTCGCACAGTGCTTTCTTCGCCCCAGAAGATTGACGGCTTTAAACGTCTTGATTGCCAGAGTGCTATGTTCAACgattacaattttgtttttaccaGTTTTACtaagaaacagcaacaacagcagagTTGA